The sequence GTTGTGTTTACACAAATGGCTTCTCTTTTTGTTGAGCAAGGGGATGTCATGAACTCCTATATAGGAAGTTTTCATTTGCCAGCAGCCAGTATGTCTGCGTTTGACATCTGCAGTGTCCTTGTCTGCACTGGAATTTATCGCCAAATCCTCGTTCCACTAGCTGGAAGATTGAGTGGTAATCCAAAGGGACTAAGTGAGCTTCAAAGAATGGGAATTGGCCTAATTATTGGTATGCTGGCAATGGTTGCATCTGGTGCCACAGAGATTGCAAGGCTAAGACGTATTAGTCATGGCCAGAAGACAAGTTCCTTGAGCATATTTTGGCAAATCCCACAGTATGTTTTGGTTGGTGCTTCAGAAGTTTTTATGTATGTTGGTCAATTGGAGTTCTTTAATGGGCAAGCCCCAGATGGCATAAAAAGCTTTGGGAGCTCACTTTGCATGGCTTCAATTTCTCTTGGTAACTATGTAAGCAGCATGCTTGTGAACATGGTTATGATAATCACAGCAAGAGGCCAGAGTAAAGGTTGGATTCCAGAGAACTTGAACACAGGGCACATGGATaggtttttctttctccttgcaGGGCTAGCTGCCTTTGACTTCGTGCTATACTTGTTCTGTGCCAAGTGGTACAAGAGCATCAATATTGAAGATAGTGACATGGGAGACCAAGGGCAAGAGAAGGAGGAGGATGTAAATAACAAGGTTTAAGAGTTTCACCTTTCACCTTTCACCTTGTACAATGCAAGTGTGTTGAGTATTTATTTTCTCCCCCCAAGCATTAATATTAATGTATTCAGTCAACAAGAACTGCATTCTCTCTCTAGCCACCATATACTGCTGTGTTAGGCTTCTGTttgccattaattttttttttaaagtgaattGGATGTGTAAGCCAGTGATTTGTTAATTGGTGCTTAAATTATCCATTTATACCTTAGCTTAATCATTCCCAGAGAATTCATCGTGTACATTtccaattaataaatatattatttatgaatagCATGTGTTAATTGATGTATGCTCTTCTCatgtcttattttctttttggtatGTAACTTAATTATCAGTACTATTTAGCACttagttttttaacttttaaattattctgtaaaaaaaataattaaaattattaattagaggttaatttttatgtattggaAGGGTAAAAATCTTTATTTATATTGTCAATTAGAAACATCCTTAGCTTGacatttaaaacaattattataaaaggtGGTAAATTTATCATGATatgtaaacaaaatatttacattgccagtagtgcattttaattaaattatattaattattttaaaaatttcttttatattaaaactGGTAATTTATTCTGTGCATTGCATAtgatagatatttattttttaaatgattaaaaattataataaataatttttaatataaattctaTTTTACACTTATagtgaataatttaaattatgatataatttatttttaatcattggaaatttaaaaaaaaatactaaaatttaatttaggaaTGGAGATAAAAGAATATGGATTGAGAATGGTTAAGAgagattttgttttcttaaaaaaagaaaaaaagaaaaggaagagagatTTTGTTCAGACATTTTGAGAATAGTGTGTAAAAGGCAACTGATCCAGAGGAAAGAATAAAGATGATATTAAGAATGTTTAGTTCAAATACTCATGATTGAGAACGAGAACCACACTTTTCTCTTTTAAAGTTATGTATAATAGACTAGTATTTTGATTGAACACgataaatagttatatttatgattaaaatttgtaataaataaatatttataatatatattataattaaaattttaataaataatttttagaatatataaattatattttggaattatgataaataacttaaattgtgatataagattattttaaagttaaaataaatagatagtTAAAAAATCAAGTATACAAACGAAAATAAATAGTTCAAGATTGTTGAGATAGAGGATGTTTTTCTAATTGTGGAGGTAATAGTATATGAATAGATTTTAAGTAAAGAAGAAAGACAATGTTGAGAATCTTAATCAagtatttatatacattttaagTAAACAACCTTTTTAATctcattaatttgaatttataaaaattaaaattattatttaaaaaataagttcgTCCATAGACAAATCTATCAAGAATTTAAGtgtaaagtaattttatattataaattaatcataaatcatcattgatataattttaaaataattattataaaaattaaaatttttatctaaataataatttattataatttattattagataacaatgtaaaacttttttattcaatcatcaacacataacattttttatttgaagacaCACAACCTTTTTTTCTCATCTATCAAACCTGGAACTCAcactaaaataaattgatatcataaaattctaattcaaaatatattaaatcaaattagtCCATTTTGTCAACTCTCCTTTCACCAACTATCCACATATTTTGTTTGTCCAGCATTTAGGTTGCCAAGCAATGGTTCATGAAGTTGCCCCTCACATTACATGATCAACCATGCATTCAACATAATCCTAATCTACTTTATCTCGTTTGTCAAGAGACCAAACATGTGAAGTGCACACAACCTTATATTCAAAAGCTATTTCGCAAGAATCCCCCACCATAGCACAAAAGaatttaacataaattgaaAAGACACTTTAAAATGTAACCACAATATTAAATACCGATGTCTTTCTGTCCAAAAAGACATATGTCAGTAAATTCATGTGATATAGGCCTTGCGTGTAAGAAAAACAACCATGaaacaattataatattatatagaaTTAGGATATAATGAAATTTCTACTTAGTTGTTGAAGTCATCATCATCAATACTATTACACATCAAAttccctaaaaaaatatatgaaaaggcCAAATCTTCTTCTCCTGCCTTATCACACTTTTAATCTAAGCTCTCAACGCAGCAAGTCATAGAACAAACAAACAACTGAAATTATCACAGATCTAAAAGTTAAGACCTACACGTCTATACCGTTGTTCACACCGATCAATACTAGTGTTGGGTATTCAAAATTATCAAATGATCATTATATTAGTAAATTTCAGTATTATCTAATGAATCACAATATTAATCCACTTTTGCAAATCCAATTGGTTGAAGCTCACATGCcacaagaatattaaaatagaaatattctCTTTGTATCAGTCAAAATAGAAATATTCTTTTGGGGTATAAAGTCACTAAGTTGgattcatcatatatatatagcgAGAACACCAGTCAGTTTTCACATTTTACCAAATATTATCCGATGACTGTTtacattattactatttttttaagtatattttgtattatttgataattaaggtTTATACAaggatcatcatttttttttggtaaatttatACAAGTATCATCTAATTAGCATTTTACCGTATTTGAAAGCCAACTAAGGAGACATGGGacagatttatttttcttgttttctagaTACTGGGACAGATTTCATATTATATGAAGCATCATGCAAATGCAACTATATATAAGGCAAGAATGTATCATCTTCTCTTGGCTGTGCTGCTGCCAAACGCCATGGCATGCAAGCTAATCATTCACTTAAATAGCCAAATACATGTGCAAGAACATGAAGATTACAAGCATTACTTAAAGATCCCATGAATTGTTTGCCTCCACCGATGACACAGCAAGCTGTCATGGTTACGTGTTCTCACATCATATTCAACATTGCAAATTAATGAAGATTATATATTTACATGGGTTGAGGAATTATGAAGAAAAAGCGATGTCCTTagttaaaaatttcaattagtTTCACTTGAACAAAACATCATGTTTTATTATGCCAAAAATGTTGGAATgggttaaataataaaaaattataaattattaaagaatcaattttttaatacagaaataatcattatatttaatgttttaagtatcaagtaaccctaaatataatgattttaataaaaaaaaaagttacttgaAATTGTTTAATTGATCAGAaaactatatttatatattttaaattactttaagaaATCATGTTTGATATTAAGCATTtaatgactaaaaaaaatataaagcatctaatgagttttttatataataaataattattttatattcttaaataaatcaatttttagaGAATGAGATTTCTCAGAATCGGATCccttaataaattttcaaaacaaaattatctaaaaaaaaggaatttaaaaaagtatatttggTTAATATGTTTACAGCCagtaattattcaaaaaaatcatattttaaagtatttattatttaacgagttttacttttaatataatggataaatattaaaaaaacattttttttaatttcctttatgTGTTCATGAATAcacaatataaaaagaaaatagaaaataacacCTTAAAGGAGTACATAAAGGGAtagaatagatttttttttctaaaaaatctaaattggGTATAGAAGaattataaaaggaaaaagtcTGTTGGGTTGAATCTAGCAGCGCCAAAATAAAGTAGGATGGGTAAGACAGAGGGAAAAGGCAACAATTggaatatttcaaattttaatgtgCTAACATAAGGATAATATGATAGGATGTTCGTAACATGACATCACATTTAGTTTAGTgtccgtaaaaaaaaaatggtgataGCGGAAGGCATGCGAATTTTAGAAGCTGAGCCAAGACTCGccattaattattagttatcaTGTAGCAAATTAGAAGCTGTttgataaaaatttgaaaaactagAAAATTCTGCACAATTCAAACCtcgctaaaaaaaaattataacactaTCACATTCCAGACTTGCGCAATTCATCAGTTCCATGTGCGAAGTGACACCTTTCCCCAAAAGTGCAGGAACCTTTGGCAAAGTTTTCGCACAGCTTAGTCTTGAAGTTGCTTGTAGGGGCAGAAGTCTGCGAAGTAAAGCTTTTCATTGGAGGCCCAGAGGCAGAACTAACATTTAGAATAACTTCGTGAACCATGGCACTGGCTTGTTTGATCTGATCAAAACTGCCTTCAAGCTCGATGTTTCTAAGGTTAGGATCCGTGTCATGATCCCTTATGGAAAGTTTAGCTCCTGTTACACGACATATTTGCTTCGAGTTGACACCATTTTTTCCAATGACAGCTCCAGCTAAGGAAGCATTGATACTGATTTTTGCAGTAGCCGAGGCTCCAAAGCTGGCAGCAGCTCCATGAGCTGGATGTGGGGGCTCAACTCGCCCACCTACCCTGCTGCTTGGCATTTGTCCCAAAACACGGGGATCTTCATATGATGGGGCTGTAGGCCTGCCAAGCTCCCACTCACCATGGGCAAAGTGACATTTGTCACCAAATTTGCAACCTTCAGCTGTATTAAACTTGTTGCACAATCGGGTTTTAACAACTGGAGGAGAAGATCCATCGGGGAAGGATGGTGGAACAGGGTTTCTCCCAACTTGAGGAGTAACAGGATTGCTACCAACATTGATCAGTTGAGAGACAGCTTTAAAGCCACCAGGAACATAATGCAGGAAGTGGCATCCTTCACCAAATGGACAGCCGGAGGTGCTGCATAATAAATGAAAGCAGATGACATAAGGCTAACATATAACTAACTGATAAGATTCAGATAGGATTCACATAAAACGCATCAAATCACAATGATTGATGACCAAAGTAACAAACAATACTGAATACCCAatgacagaaaataaaaaagggtcCAGACCTATAGTATACAGTATATCACAAATAAGATGGCACACTTGGAAGTTCAAGTATTCTAATGACAAAATAAGAGAATAGTGCATGGttacatgataaattgataattaaatacaaataactAAAATGGAGAAATTTGAGCACCTCTTATGACAGAAAACATATGAAACAAATTCCAGCATGGTATGTCTAActcac comes from Glycine soja cultivar W05 chromosome 20, ASM419377v2, whole genome shotgun sequence and encodes:
- the LOC114403266 gene encoding zinc finger CCCH domain-containing protein 14-like gives rise to the protein MDRKRGRPEAAFNFNGGAKKSRPETDSFPTGLGSKSKPCTKFFSTSGCPFGEGCHFLHYVPGGFKAVSQLINVGSNPVTPQVGRNPVPPSFPDGSSPPVVKTRLCNKFNTAEGCKFGDKCHFAHGEWELGRPTAPSYEDPRVLGQMPSSRVGGRVEPPHPAHGAAASFGASATAKISINASLAGAVIGKNGVNSKQICRVTGAKLSIRDHDTDPNLRNIELEGSFDQIKQASAMVHEVILNVSSASGPPMKSFTSQTSAPTSNFKTKLCENFAKGSCTFGERCHFAHGTDELRKSGM